Proteins encoded by one window of bacterium:
- the carA gene encoding glutamine-hydrolyzing carbamoyl-phosphate synthase small subunit yields the protein MNAKLVLADGSIFTGTAFGARASVAGEVVFNTGMVGYPECFTDPSYRGQILTLTYPLIGNYGVPAAGAAAGIDSAFESARIQIAGLLVAEHSLEFSHWNARESLAAWLKANGVPAIAGIDTRALTQRLRRHGTMLGKLIHEEEIDEFHDPNRDNLVAQVSVTKPQRHGSGAKHVVVIDCGCKNNIIRCLLRRGLAVTVVPWDWPVARERCDGVVISNGPGDPKMCGATIATVRALLEQNRPLFGICLGSQILGLAAGADTFKLKFGHRSQNQPCVLVGSKRCFITSQNHGYAVDENTLPPEWEPWFFNANDGTNEGIRHRRQPFSGVQFHPEASPGPVDTGFLFDEFVGKL from the coding sequence ATGAATGCAAAACTCGTTCTTGCTGACGGCAGCATCTTCACCGGCACGGCGTTTGGCGCCCGGGCTTCAGTCGCCGGCGAAGTCGTTTTCAACACCGGCATGGTCGGTTACCCGGAGTGTTTCACCGATCCTTCCTATCGCGGCCAAATTCTCACGCTCACCTACCCGCTCATCGGCAACTACGGCGTGCCCGCTGCCGGTGCCGCGGCTGGAATTGATTCCGCTTTTGAATCTGCGCGTATTCAAATCGCCGGCTTGTTGGTCGCGGAGCATTCGCTCGAATTCAGCCACTGGAACGCCCGCGAGTCGCTCGCTGCCTGGCTCAAGGCCAACGGCGTACCGGCGATTGCCGGGATCGACACGCGCGCGCTCACGCAGAGGCTGCGGCGCCACGGCACCATGCTGGGCAAGCTCATTCATGAAGAAGAGATCGACGAGTTCCATGATCCCAACCGCGACAATTTGGTGGCGCAGGTGAGCGTGACCAAGCCGCAACGCCATGGCAGCGGCGCCAAGCACGTGGTGGTGATCGATTGCGGCTGCAAAAACAACATCATTCGCTGCCTGCTCCGCCGCGGCCTGGCCGTCACGGTGGTGCCGTGGGACTGGCCGGTGGCGCGCGAACGCTGCGACGGCGTGGTGATTTCCAACGGTCCCGGCGACCCCAAGATGTGCGGCGCCACCATTGCCACCGTGCGCGCGTTGCTGGAACAGAATCGGCCGCTCTTCGGCATTTGCCTGGGCAGCCAGATTCTGGGCCTGGCGGCGGGCGCCGACACGTTCAAGTTGAAATTCGGCCATCGCAGCCAGAATCAACCCTGCGTGCTGGTGGGCAGCAAGCGCTGCTTCATCACTTCGCAGAATCACGGCTACGCGGTGGATGAAAACACGCTGCCGCCGGAGTGGGAGCCGTGGTTTTTCAACGCCAACGACGGCACCAACGAGGGCATTCGTCATCGCCGCCAGCCATTCAGCGGCGTGCAATTTCATCCGGAGGCTTCGCCCGGCCCGGTCGATACGGGGTTTTTGTTCGATGAGTTTGTGGGGAAGCTGTAA
- a CDS encoding DUF5989 family protein, which produces MGKLAILAEFWEFMRVRKKWWLAPIVFVLLALSLLIVLTEGSALAPFIYTLF; this is translated from the coding sequence ATGGGCAAGTTAGCGATTCTCGCCGAGTTTTGGGAATTCATGCGGGTGCGCAAGAAGTGGTGGCTGGCGCCGATTGTCTTCGTTTTGCTGGCGCTCAGTCTGCTCATCGTGCTCACCGAAGGCTCGGCGCTCGCGCCGTTCATCTACACGCTGTTCTGA
- a CDS encoding NAD-dependent deacylase, with amino-acid sequence MNRAFDLHTFDDKLIARLERAARVAALTGAGISAESGLPTFRGPGGWWRNQRAEDLATPEAFERNPHLVWEWYQHRREQVAQHRPNAGHAALAELAGHVQQFTLITQCVDRYHQQAGAREVIELHGNLVESRCLQCGVQAEGATEVWRAGLPYCGCGGLRRPAVVWFGEELPAAALRRAFHAAEECTLFFAIGTSALVYPAAQLPHVARAAGAAVVEINPERTPLTPQAHWFLQGPAGEILPALLVALAGAAS; translated from the coding sequence GTGAACCGAGCCTTTGACTTGCATACCTTTGACGACAAACTGATCGCGCGGCTCGAGCGCGCGGCGCGCGTGGCGGCGTTGACCGGCGCCGGCATCTCGGCGGAAAGCGGTTTGCCGACGTTTCGGGGACCCGGCGGCTGGTGGCGCAATCAGCGCGCCGAGGACCTGGCCACGCCCGAGGCCTTCGAACGCAATCCCCATTTGGTATGGGAATGGTACCAACACCGCCGGGAGCAGGTCGCGCAGCATCGCCCCAATGCCGGACATGCCGCACTGGCGGAACTGGCCGGGCACGTCCAGCAATTCACTTTGATCACGCAATGCGTCGATCGCTATCATCAACAAGCGGGCGCGCGGGAGGTGATCGAGCTGCACGGCAATCTGGTTGAAAGCCGTTGCCTGCAATGCGGCGTGCAAGCGGAGGGCGCGACCGAGGTTTGGCGCGCGGGGCTGCCTTATTGCGGCTGCGGCGGATTGCGGCGGCCGGCAGTGGTGTGGTTTGGTGAAGAATTGCCGGCAGCCGCGTTGCGGCGGGCGTTTCACGCCGCGGAGGAGTGCACGCTCTTTTTCGCCATCGGCACTTCCGCGCTGGTTTATCCTGCCGCGCAGTTGCCCCATGTCGCGCGCGCCGCGGGCGCTGCCGTCGTGGAGATCAATCCGGAAAGAACACCATTGACGCCGCAAGCGCACTGGTTTTTGCAGGGACCGGCAGGCGAAATTCTGCCGGCTCTGCTTGTTGCCCTGGCCGGTGCCGCTTCATGA
- a CDS encoding dihydroorotate dehydrogenase electron transfer subunit — MMETPHKGIYECPVIANDEVARGIFLMQLHAPAIAAVVQPGQFVNLQTQAQPVEQLTPLLRRPFSVCQVERSQGRIAVLWKAIGLGTRLLTRHRPGTVLSVIGPLGRGFELPQQEARIALVAGGLGIAPMPILAAALQQRGLSFTALIGCRMAAELWGQEELQRLGGTVALATDDGSAGHHGFVTGLLQDWLQQPAAGAARQVYACGPMPMLAAVAELCRAADLTAQVAVETIMGCGFGVCMGCNLEPAQGVQQLGRYLLACLDGPVFESDQIRYGAGH; from the coding sequence ATGATGGAAACCCCGCACAAAGGCATTTATGAATGCCCCGTGATTGCCAACGACGAAGTTGCACGGGGCATTTTTTTGATGCAATTGCACGCGCCTGCGATCGCCGCCGTGGTGCAGCCCGGCCAGTTTGTCAACCTGCAAACACAAGCCCAGCCGGTGGAGCAACTCACGCCGCTGCTGCGCCGGCCGTTCAGTGTCTGCCAGGTGGAGCGCAGCCAGGGCCGCATTGCCGTGTTGTGGAAGGCCATCGGCCTCGGCACGCGCCTGCTCACACGCCATCGGCCCGGCACCGTCTTGAGCGTAATCGGCCCGCTTGGCCGCGGCTTTGAATTGCCGCAACAAGAAGCGCGCATTGCCCTGGTGGCCGGCGGCTTGGGCATCGCACCCATGCCGATTTTGGCGGCTGCGTTGCAACAGCGCGGCCTCTCATTCACCGCGTTGATCGGCTGTCGCATGGCCGCAGAGTTGTGGGGCCAGGAGGAATTGCAGCGCCTGGGCGGCACAGTGGCTTTGGCAACCGACGACGGCAGCGCCGGCCATCACGGCTTCGTTACCGGCTTGCTGCAGGACTGGCTGCAACAGCCGGCCGCTGGAGCGGCGCGCCAGGTCTATGCCTGCGGCCCCATGCCCATGCTGGCCGCCGTTGCTGAACTCTGCCGCGCGGCCGATCTCACCGCGCAAGTGGCGGTGGAAACCATCATGGGTTGCGGCTTTGGCGTTTGCATGGGCTGCAACCTCGAACCGGCGCAGGGCGTGCAGCAGCTCGGCCGGTACTTGCTGGCGTGCCTGGATGGCCCGGTTTTCGAGTCCGATCAGATTCGGTACGGCGCTGGACACTGA
- a CDS encoding phosphatidate cytidylyltransferase, with translation MDWRNFGQRVAVGIIFIPLIVSAIWVGRQFFLMFIAVVVGLGLYEFYDLARHKQARPQRWLGIAGGVALPVAIYFGYGDMLWLWFMAVLVALLIVELFTKPAGEGGPLVNLAATVFGMAYVAGLLSFLVAIRELPRLTGSNYSAAGTWVIMLFAVIWICDTAAYFVGMYFGKRKLFARVSPKKTVAGAVGGFVFAILSALACQQTFVQELTVPDAVAIGVIIGVFGQMSDLVESLFKRDAGVKDSSKLIPGHGGILDRFDSEMLVAPLVYFYLLAINT, from the coding sequence TTGGATTGGCGCAATTTCGGGCAGCGCGTGGCAGTCGGCATCATCTTCATTCCGCTGATCGTGTCAGCGATTTGGGTGGGCCGGCAGTTCTTTTTGATGTTCATCGCGGTGGTGGTCGGTCTGGGCTTGTATGAATTCTACGACCTGGCGCGACACAAACAGGCGCGGCCGCAGCGCTGGCTCGGCATCGCGGGCGGCGTGGCCTTGCCGGTGGCCATTTACTTTGGCTACGGCGACATGCTGTGGCTGTGGTTCATGGCGGTGTTGGTGGCGTTGCTGATCGTGGAGCTTTTCACCAAACCCGCCGGCGAGGGCGGCCCGCTGGTCAATCTCGCGGCCACGGTTTTCGGCATGGCTTATGTCGCCGGCCTGCTGTCGTTTCTCGTGGCGATTCGTGAATTGCCCCGTCTCACCGGCAGCAACTACAGCGCGGCCGGCACCTGGGTCATCATGCTCTTTGCCGTGATCTGGATCTGCGACACTGCGGCTTATTTCGTGGGCATGTATTTCGGCAAGCGTAAACTGTTCGCGCGCGTCAGCCCGAAGAAAACCGTTGCCGGTGCCGTCGGCGGCTTTGTCTTCGCGATTCTGTCGGCACTTGCCTGCCAACAGACCTTCGTGCAGGAACTGACCGTGCCGGATGCGGTGGCCATCGGCGTCATCATCGGCGTGTTCGGACAAATGAGTGATCTGGTGGAATCGCTGTTCAAGCGCGACGCCGGGGTGAAGGATTCCTCGAAACTCATTCCCGGCCACGGCGGCATTCTCGACCGCTTTGACAGCGAGATGCTGGTTGCGCCGCTGGTTTATTTTTATCTGCTGGCGATCAACACCTGA
- a CDS encoding dihydroorotate dehydrogenase: protein MSPLRIQIGRVEFPTPVFVASGTFGYGQEAADLVDLRGIGAIVTKSIGATPRLGNPQPRLCETPAGLLNSIGLQNVGVHSFVAEKLPYLRAHANVIIVNVAGRTLEEYQEVVTVLEQQEGIAGYELNFSCPNVKEGGLEFSQKPEVTAAATAAIRRLTQRLVIPKLTPNVTRVSEIARAAEAAGADAISLINTVTGMAVDLETWRPRLNTVVGGYSGPAIKPIALAKVYETVNAVRLPVIGMGGIRTWQDAAEFFLVGATAVQIGTANFVDPRTAVQVAEGLQRYLAAKSLGSIAELRGRLQR from the coding sequence ATGAGCCCCTTGCGCATTCAAATCGGACGGGTGGAGTTTCCCACACCGGTGTTCGTGGCCTCCGGCACGTTTGGCTACGGCCAGGAGGCGGCAGACTTGGTTGATTTGCGCGGCATTGGCGCGATCGTGACCAAGTCGATCGGCGCGACCCCGCGTTTGGGGAATCCGCAACCGCGGTTGTGTGAAACGCCCGCCGGTTTGCTCAATTCTATCGGTTTGCAGAATGTCGGCGTGCACAGCTTCGTAGCTGAGAAACTGCCGTATCTGCGCGCGCATGCCAATGTGATCATCGTGAATGTTGCCGGCCGCACGCTGGAAGAATACCAGGAAGTCGTGACGGTGCTCGAGCAGCAGGAAGGCATTGCCGGCTACGAGTTGAATTTCTCCTGCCCCAACGTGAAGGAGGGCGGCCTGGAATTCAGCCAGAAACCGGAAGTCACGGCGGCGGCCACAGCCGCCATTCGCCGCCTCACGCAACGCCTGGTGATCCCCAAGCTCACGCCCAACGTCACGCGCGTGAGCGAAATCGCGCGGGCCGCGGAGGCCGCCGGCGCAGACGCGATTTCCTTGATCAACACTGTCACCGGCATGGCGGTTGACCTCGAAACCTGGCGGCCGCGCTTGAACACGGTTGTCGGCGGCTATTCCGGGCCGGCGATCAAACCGATCGCGCTGGCCAAAGTGTATGAAACGGTGAATGCCGTGCGCCTTCCGGTGATCGGCATGGGCGGCATTCGCACCTGGCAGGATGCGGCGGAGTTCTTTCTGGTGGGCGCCACCGCGGTGCAGATCGGCACGGCCAACTTCGTTGATCCGCGCACCGCCGTGCAGGTGGCGGAGGGGTTGCAGCGTTATCTGGCGGCCAAAAGCCTCGGCAGCATTGCGGAGCTGCGCGGCCGGCTGCAGCGGTGA
- a CDS encoding SpoIIE family protein phosphatase, translating to MSPIPGFPNMPATSPQNLLLIFSLCAGFARGLFAQTAAVSFEHISLEQGLSQSVVTCILQDRKGFMWIGTYDGLNRYDGYEFTVYKHDNDDPHALSDNTILALHEEEDGSLWVGTREGLNRFDRRTEKFTRYLHDPNDPRSLGHNTVTTITASRVAGRSVLWVGTQGGGLNRLDSAAAGFVRYRRDPNSAASLRSNFVRALHVAQRQQESALWVGTNSGLSKLVLADGPGSDGQEAQFVNYDSEAGPPLPLSDKRVWSIAEDATGKLWIATFGGGLYRFDPQNLQLTSFRHDPDDPASLRHNTVRPVFVSPRDPAVLWIGTGGGLERFDLNTQQFTHYQHDDADPGSLSNNDVWSILEDRSGTLWVGTYGGGLNKFSPARRKFAHVRHDPMRPNSLGHDMVMAIHEARAGDRRTMWIGTGGGGLYAHEEERAGFRAYRHDPRDPRSLSNDGVAAVFHDHAGNLWVGTALGLDKMAPGQHHFTHYRHNPANPYSLSENGISAIAETQHGDRRLLWIGTGSGGLNSFDPATGRFTRYRHNPADSTSLSHNRIYALHVQSNAQGAPVLWIGTDGGLNELVLPALAAGLAEAPVRFRRYQHDPADAGSLSKNRVFSIYAASDSVLWLGTWGGGLNRLDHNTGRFTHYAEKEGLPNDVVYGILADDEGRLWLSTNNGLSRFDPATATFRNYDIADGLQSKEFNQGAHCRSASGEMFFGGINGFNRFHPGQVRDNPFVPPVVLTGFEKFDKLVPLPAAISEIEHLKLSYRDNFFSFSFAALDYTNPAKNQYAYRLDGFDEDWIYCGTRRYASYTNLDGGEYVFRVKGSNHDGVWNETGAAVHITVTPPFWETWWFAALTALVVVAVGYGGYRRKLAARLEKARILNELKAAHDMQMGLMPAAAPRVPGCDVAGICRPAEDVGGDFFDYFWLDAGKTKFGFMLVDVSDKAMKGAMTAVLTSGVASAQIGRSDSPATLIQNINRVMYVKTPANAFTAMAIGVIDLPTRTLRFANAGLTRPLLRRGEQITYLRVGGMHFPRGILPEVEYEELAVPLHSGDVLVFYTDGLPEAMNAQEELFDYPRLENALRALPASASAAGVIAGLLQKVERFVDDAKLHDDTTIVVVKVA from the coding sequence ATGAGTCCAATACCTGGCTTTCCCAACATGCCTGCCACTTCTCCCCAAAACTTGCTTCTCATTTTCTCGCTCTGCGCCGGTTTTGCTCGCGGCCTCTTCGCCCAGACTGCTGCCGTCTCGTTTGAGCATATCTCCCTCGAACAAGGCCTCTCCCAAAGCGTCGTCACCTGCATTCTGCAGGATCGCAAGGGCTTCATGTGGATCGGCACCTATGATGGCCTCAACCGCTACGACGGTTACGAATTCACCGTCTACAAGCACGACAACGATGATCCCCACGCCCTCTCCGACAACACGATACTCGCCCTGCACGAGGAGGAGGATGGCAGTCTTTGGGTGGGCACCCGCGAAGGTTTGAATCGCTTCGACCGGCGCACTGAGAAATTCACGCGTTATCTACATGACCCCAACGATCCGCGCAGTCTGGGCCACAACACCGTCACTACCATTACTGCTTCGCGCGTGGCTGGGCGATCGGTGCTCTGGGTGGGCACACAAGGCGGCGGCCTGAATCGGTTGGATAGCGCCGCAGCAGGCTTCGTGCGCTACCGCCGCGATCCCAATTCCGCCGCCAGTTTGCGCAGCAACTTTGTGCGCGCCCTGCACGTTGCGCAGCGCCAGCAGGAATCTGCTTTGTGGGTCGGCACCAACAGCGGCTTGAGCAAGCTTGTGCTGGCGGATGGCCCCGGCAGCGACGGCCAGGAGGCGCAGTTTGTCAATTACGACTCAGAAGCAGGGCCGCCGCTGCCCTTGAGTGACAAGCGCGTGTGGTCGATTGCGGAAGATGCCACGGGCAAGTTGTGGATTGCCACCTTTGGCGGCGGCTTGTATCGTTTTGACCCGCAAAATCTGCAACTCACCTCGTTTCGCCATGACCCGGATGACCCCGCGAGCTTGCGCCACAACACGGTGCGGCCGGTCTTTGTTTCTCCGCGTGATCCTGCCGTGCTTTGGATCGGCACCGGCGGCGGGCTGGAACGATTCGACCTCAACACGCAGCAATTCACCCATTACCAGCACGATGATGCCGACCCCGGCAGTCTGAGCAATAACGATGTCTGGTCCATTCTTGAAGATCGTTCCGGCACGCTCTGGGTCGGCACGTATGGCGGCGGCCTCAACAAGTTCAGCCCGGCGCGGCGCAAGTTTGCGCATGTTCGCCACGACCCCATGCGGCCCAACAGTCTGGGCCACGACATGGTCATGGCCATTCATGAAGCGCGCGCGGGCGACCGCCGCACGATGTGGATCGGCACGGGCGGCGGCGGGCTGTATGCCCATGAGGAAGAGCGCGCAGGCTTCCGGGCGTATCGGCATGATCCCCGCGATCCCCGTAGTCTGAGCAACGACGGCGTGGCCGCGGTCTTTCACGACCATGCCGGCAATCTCTGGGTTGGCACCGCTCTCGGCCTCGACAAAATGGCGCCGGGCCAGCACCATTTCACGCATTACCGCCACAATCCCGCGAATCCCTACAGCTTGAGTGAAAATGGCATCAGCGCGATTGCGGAAACGCAGCATGGCGACCGCCGGCTGTTGTGGATCGGCACGGGCAGCGGCGGCTTGAACAGCTTCGATCCGGCTACGGGCCGTTTCACGCGCTATCGCCACAATCCGGCAGACTCGACCAGCTTGAGTCACAATCGCATCTATGCGTTGCACGTGCAATCGAACGCGCAGGGGGCGCCGGTGCTTTGGATCGGCACAGACGGCGGCCTGAATGAGTTGGTGCTCCCGGCTCTGGCTGCCGGGCTTGCCGAGGCACCGGTGCGGTTCCGGCGCTACCAGCACGATCCTGCAGATGCCGGCAGTCTGAGCAAGAACCGGGTCTTCTCAATCTATGCAGCTTCCGACAGCGTGCTGTGGTTGGGGACATGGGGGGGCGGCTTGAACCGCCTGGACCACAACACCGGCCGCTTCACGCACTATGCCGAAAAAGAGGGCTTGCCCAACGACGTGGTTTATGGCATCCTCGCGGATGACGAAGGCCGGCTTTGGCTGAGCACCAACAACGGCCTGTCACGCTTCGATCCGGCGACCGCCACCTTCCGCAACTACGATATCGCGGATGGCCTGCAGAGCAAAGAATTCAATCAAGGCGCTCATTGCCGCAGCGCGAGCGGCGAGATGTTCTTCGGTGGGATCAACGGCTTCAATCGCTTTCATCCCGGCCAGGTGCGCGACAATCCCTTTGTGCCGCCCGTCGTGCTCACCGGCTTCGAAAAATTCGACAAACTCGTGCCGCTGCCGGCCGCGATTTCCGAAATCGAACACCTCAAGCTGTCGTATCGCGACAACTTCTTTTCGTTCTCGTTCGCGGCGCTGGATTACACCAATCCCGCCAAGAATCAATATGCCTACCGCCTTGATGGCTTTGACGAAGATTGGATCTACTGCGGCACGCGGCGTTATGCCAGCTATACCAACCTCGACGGCGGCGAATACGTCTTTCGCGTGAAAGGCTCCAACCACGACGGCGTGTGGAATGAGACCGGCGCCGCGGTGCACATCACCGTCACGCCGCCGTTTTGGGAAACCTGGTGGTTCGCGGCGCTCACCGCGTTGGTGGTGGTGGCCGTGGGGTATGGCGGCTATCGCCGCAAGCTGGCGGCGCGGTTGGAGAAGGCAAGAATCCTGAACGAACTCAAAGCGGCGCACGACATGCAGATGGGCCTGATGCCGGCCGCCGCGCCCAGGGTGCCCGGTTGCGATGTTGCCGGCATTTGCCGGCCGGCGGAGGACGTGGGCGGCGACTTCTTCGATTATTTCTGGCTCGATGCCGGCAAAACCAAATTCGGCTTCATGCTGGTGGATGTCAGCGACAAGGCGATGAAGGGCGCGATGACTGCCGTGCTGACCAGCGGCGTGGCCAGTGCGCAGATCGGCCGCAGCGACTCGCCGGCCACGCTCATCCAGAACATCAATCGCGTGATGTACGTGAAAACGCCGGCAAATGCCTTCACCGCCATGGCCATCGGCGTCATCGATTTGCCCACGCGCACCCTGCGTTTCGCCAACGCCGGATTGACGCGACCGCTGTTGCGCCGCGGCGAGCAGATCACTTACCTGCGCGTCGGCGGCATGCACTTCCCGCGCGGCATTCTGCCGGAAGTCGAATACGAAGAGCTGGCAGTGCCGCTGCACAGCGGTGATGTGCTGGTGTTTTACACCGACGGCCTGCCGGAAGCGATGAACGCGCAGGAGGAGTTGTTCGATTATCCGCGGCTGGAGAACGCGCTGCGTGCGCTGCCGGCCTCCGCCTCTGCCGCCGGGGTCATTGCCGGGCTGCTGCAGAAAGTCGAACGTTTCGTGGACGACGCCAAACTCCATGATGATACGACGATCGTCGTCGTGAAAGTGGCCTGA
- a CDS encoding Gx transporter family protein codes for MPSPTESLHRTRLLARGALLAGFGLVMFLFEAFLPRPLPWAKPGLANIATLLALYTLGPGLAVTVTVLRVLLGSLLLGTFLNPGFWLSLAGGLAAAAVMALAQRYGRAMFSVVGVSLLGALAHVLAQLSLAGILIVQQIQILYLLPLLLWPALFAGGIVGIASLLLLERGVMRP; via the coding sequence ATGCCATCACCTACTGAATCGCTGCACCGCACCCGTTTGCTCGCACGCGGCGCGCTGCTGGCAGGCTTCGGTTTGGTGATGTTTCTGTTCGAAGCCTTTTTGCCCCGGCCGCTGCCCTGGGCCAAGCCGGGCCTGGCGAATATTGCCACGCTGCTGGCATTATACACTCTCGGGCCGGGCCTGGCGGTGACGGTGACGGTGCTGCGCGTGCTGTTGGGAAGCCTGCTGCTGGGCACGTTTTTGAATCCCGGCTTTTGGCTGTCGCTGGCGGGCGGCCTGGCTGCGGCCGCGGTGATGGCGCTGGCGCAGCGTTACGGCCGCGCCATGTTCAGCGTGGTGGGCGTGAGTTTGCTGGGCGCGCTTGCCCATGTGCTCGCGCAGCTCAGCCTGGCAGGAATATTGATTGTGCAACAGATTCAGATTTTGTATCTTCTGCCGCTTTTGTTGTGGCCGGCGCTGTTTGCCGGCGGAATCGTCGGAATTGCCTCGCTGCTGCTGCTGGAGCGCGGTGTCATGCGGCCGTGA
- a CDS encoding tetratricopeptide repeat protein, which yields MKIRFLLAAGVCLFNFAGCAYFNTYYNTKRLYKEAIEEYKRRPITADKPTSTEIQKLDKTIEKGSKILQVYPNSKYVDDTLLMLGECFFYKQEYPQALRKFNELISLFPKSDLVPLARLWKARTYIEQEDFTNAEAVLKELQAGRKKGDILHRAQYYLGEIYYRQEQYEPAARLFEPAAKRLSDKKLRAEAYLRWGECRFKLKHFHEAAKAYYQAGKQDVEIDVKFHAGLSFARALKADSSYDKALIKLNSMQKEFSTHKDLAWVRFEIADCKLRQGKVEEAEDLFALINTNDKRTEASAAAYFVLGDLYQRNRHDYAKAKEFFDKVRTENSRSEYANAAQQRSKAIDDLLKLNSALSLLLLQQQSPNGLSALPPAEGVTENRRSSRASIRRLPTKKLALSSDPAKLRAELANNKINLAELYFYQFEMPDSAYSLYESVVRDFSDTEAAAAALYALAILKASQDSTGLATRDSLLQALADEYPNTRHGREARRRLGLLAAAEQTTSSAREKFQQAESLWVSGGDPLTAIRLLQDLVEQKEDEELSSKSLFAIGWIYENKLTDNAQAFAAYKQLIEKFPSSSYSNKVRKKVTAFEKQMVNADTTKAAPVDSSTAAASDTLRARIEQDRQAGPPPPPAVQREREREQPPAVQPPPQQQEEQQVEAEEPEEEQGNDDVPPKL from the coding sequence ATGAAGATTCGTTTTCTGCTGGCCGCCGGCGTTTGCCTGTTCAATTTTGCAGGATGCGCCTATTTCAACACTTATTACAACACCAAACGGCTCTACAAAGAGGCCATTGAAGAGTACAAGCGCCGGCCGATCACGGCGGACAAGCCCACTTCGACCGAAATTCAAAAACTGGACAAGACGATCGAAAAAGGCTCGAAAATCCTGCAGGTGTATCCCAACTCCAAGTACGTCGACGACACCCTGCTGATGCTGGGCGAATGCTTCTTCTACAAGCAGGAATATCCCCAGGCTTTGCGCAAGTTCAACGAGCTGATCTCTCTCTTCCCCAAAAGCGATCTGGTTCCGCTCGCCCGCTTGTGGAAGGCGCGCACCTACATCGAGCAGGAAGACTTCACCAATGCCGAAGCCGTGCTCAAGGAGCTGCAGGCCGGCCGCAAGAAGGGCGACATTCTCCACCGCGCGCAATATTATCTCGGCGAGATTTACTATCGCCAGGAGCAGTACGAACCGGCCGCGCGGCTGTTCGAGCCGGCGGCCAAGCGGCTCTCCGACAAGAAACTGCGCGCCGAAGCCTATCTGCGCTGGGGCGAATGCCGCTTCAAGCTCAAACACTTTCACGAGGCCGCCAAGGCCTACTATCAAGCCGGCAAGCAGGATGTTGAAATCGACGTCAAATTCCACGCCGGCCTCTCCTTCGCGCGTGCGCTCAAAGCCGACAGCAGCTACGACAAGGCCCTGATCAAATTGAACAGCATGCAGAAGGAATTCAGCACGCACAAAGACCTGGCGTGGGTGCGCTTCGAGATCGCGGATTGCAAGCTGCGCCAGGGCAAGGTCGAAGAAGCGGAAGATCTGTTTGCGCTGATCAACACCAATGACAAGCGCACCGAGGCCTCGGCCGCAGCTTATTTCGTGCTGGGGGATTTGTATCAGCGCAACCGCCACGACTATGCCAAGGCCAAAGAGTTCTTCGACAAAGTCCGCACCGAAAACAGCCGCTCGGAATACGCCAATGCGGCACAGCAGCGTTCCAAGGCTATCGATGATCTGCTGAAATTGAACAGCGCCCTCAGCCTGCTGTTGTTGCAGCAGCAATCACCCAACGGCTTGAGCGCTCTGCCGCCAGCGGAGGGCGTGACCGAGAATCGCAGAAGCTCCCGCGCATCGATTCGGCGCCTGCCCACCAAGAAGCTCGCGCTCTCCAGCGATCCCGCGAAATTGCGCGCCGAACTGGCGAACAACAAAATCAATCTGGCGGAATTATACTTCTATCAGTTCGAGATGCCGGATTCGGCCTATTCTCTCTATGAATCGGTGGTGCGCGACTTCAGCGACACCGAGGCGGCCGCTGCTGCGCTCTACGCGCTCGCCATCCTCAAGGCCTCGCAGGATTCCACCGGCCTGGCGACGCGCGACAGCCTGCTGCAGGCGCTGGCGGACGAATATCCCAACACCCGTCACGGCCGCGAAGCGCGCCGCCGCTTGGGCCTGCTGGCCGCCGCCGAGCAAACCACCTCTTCGGCGCGGGAGAAATTCCAGCAGGCAGAATCGCTGTGGGTGTCCGGCGGCGATCCGCTTACCGCCATTCGCCTGCTGCAGGATCTCGTCGAACAGAAGGAAGATGAAGAGCTCAGCTCGAAATCCCTGTTTGCCATCGGCTGGATTTATGAAAACAAGCTCACCGACAACGCCCAGGCGTTTGCTGCCTACAAGCAATTGATTGAGAAATTCCCCAGCTCCTCCTATTCCAACAAGGTGCGCAAAAAGGTCACCGCCTTTGAAAAGCAGATGGTCAATGCGGACACCACCAAAGCCGCGCCCGTTGACAGCAGCACTGCCGCCGCCAGCGACACTCTGCGCGCCCGCATCGAGCAGGATCGCCAAGCCGGTCCCCCTCCACCACCAGCCGTACAACGGGAACGGGAGCGGGAGCAGCCACCGGCAGTGCAACCGCCGCCGCAGCAGCAGGAAGAGCAGCAAGTGGAGGCGGAAGAACCGGAAGAAGAGCAGGGCAATGACGATGTTCCTCCAAAGTTGTAA